The Acropora palmata chromosome 10, jaAcrPala1.3, whole genome shotgun sequence genome contains a region encoding:
- the LOC141894318 gene encoding uncharacterized protein LOC141894318, which yields MVAILMLLTNHAEMGNTGKKTGWYLPEMAHPYHEFKKAGFEITLVSPKGGKAPMDPSSRDAFGEDPVCKEFLEDKDVMQRVEETKPLKDMDPANFDAIFVVGGHGPMFDMADNDQVNKTVAAIYEKGGIAAAVCHGPAGIVNTKLSNGEYMVKGHEVTCFTNEEEGLVKLVDAMPFLLETKLVENGAVFKHAGKAWKGHVCVSKKEGHSGYVATGQNPNSATPLAEAIVKLLREK from the exons ATGGTTGCTATTTTGATGCTCCTAACTAATCATGCTGAGATGGGAAATACAGGCAAAAAGACTGGATGGTATTTGCCTGAAATGGCACACCCATACCATGAGTTTAAAAAGGCAGGCTTTGAAATCACTTTGGTAAGCCCAAAGGGAGGAAAAGCCCCAATG GATCCAAGTAGTCGTGACGCCTTTGGAGAAGACCCTGTGTGCAAAGAATTCCTTGAAGACAAAGATGTGATGCAGCGTGTTGAAGAAACCAAACCTTTAAAAGATATGGACCCTGCCAATTTTGATGCCATCTTTGTTGTTGGAGGACATGGACCAATGTTTGATATGGCAGATAATGATCAAGTGAACAAGACGGTTGCAGCAATTTATGAGAAAGGTGGCATTGCTGCTGCAGTTTGCCATGGACCAGCGG GGATTGTTAACACTAAGCTTTCAAATGGTGAATATATGGTCAAAGGCCATGAAGTGACATGCTTTACAAACGAAGAAGAAGGTCTTGTAAAGTTGGTGGATGCGATGCCGTTCCTCTTGGAGACTAAGCTTGTGGAAAATGGGGCAGTGTTTAAACATGCAGGAAAAGCTTGGAAGGGTCATGTCTGTGTGTCAAAGAAAGAAGGTCACAGTGGTTATGTCGCCACGGGCCAAAACCCAAACTCTGCCACTCCACTGGCTGAAGCAATTGTGAAACTGTTAAGGGAAAAGTAG